A section of the Etheostoma cragini isolate CJK2018 chromosome 12, CSU_Ecrag_1.0, whole genome shotgun sequence genome encodes:
- the LOC117954074 gene encoding AP-2 complex subunit mu-A has translation MSLAFFVSFSISLILPPPPYLRRNAVDAFRVNVIHARQQVRSPVTNIARTSFFHVKRSNIWLAAVTKQNVNAAMVFEFLYKMCDVMTAYFGKISEENIKNNFVLIYELLDEILDFGYPQNSETGALKTFITQQGIKGQHQTKEEQSQITSQVTGQIGWRREGIKYRRNELFLDVLESVNLLMSPQGQVLSAHVSGRVVMKSYLSGMPECKFGMNDKIVIDKQGKGAASDDAGKSDLGGGSTGKQSIAIDDCTFHQCVRLSKFDSERSISFIPPDGEYELMRYRTTKDIILPFRVIPLVREVGRTKLEVKVVIKSNFKPSLLAQKIEVRIPTPLNTSGVQVICMKGKAKYKASENAIVWKIKRMAGMKESQISAEIELLPTNDKKKWARPPISMNFEVPFAPSGLKVRYLKVFESKLNYSDHDVIKWVRYIGRSGIYETRC, from the exons ATGTCTCTCgctttttttgtctccttttccatttctctcatcctccccccccccccctatctcAGGCGTAACGCGGTGGATGCGTTCCGTGTGAACGTGATCCACGCCCGGCAGCAGGTTCGATCCCCGGTGACCAACATTGCCCGAACCAGCTTCTTCCACGTCAAGCGCTCCAACATCTGGTTGGCGGCCGTCACCAAGCAGAATGTCAACGCTGCCATGGTGTTTGAGTTTCTTTACAAGATGTGCGACGTCATGACGGCCTACTTCGGCAAGATCAGCGAGGAGAACATCAAGAACAACTTTGTGCTCATCTACGAGCTGCTGGACG AGATTCTGGACTTTGGCTACCCTCAGAACTCAGAGACCGGAGCTCTGAAGACCTTCATCACCCAGCAGGGCATCAAGGGACAG CACCAG ACAAAAGAGGAGCAGTCTCAGATCACCAGCCAGGTGACGGGGCAGATCGGCTGGCGTCGTGAAGGCATCAAGTATCGCCGCAATGAGCTCTTCCTGGACGTACTGGAGAGTGTGAACCTGCTCATGTCCCCACAAG GCCAGGTCCTGAGCGCCCACGTGTCGGGCCGAGTAGTTATGAAGAGCTACCTGAGCGGAATGCCCGAATGCAAATTTGGCATGAACGACAAGATTGTGATCGACAAGCAGGGCAAGGGAGCAGCCTCTGATGACGCGGGGAAGAG TGATTTAGGGGGAGGAAG CACTGGGAAGCAGTCCATAGCCATCGACGACTGCACCTTCCACCAGTGCGTGCGCCTCAGTAAGTTTGACTCGGAGCGTAGCATCAGCTTCATCCCCCCCGATGGAGAGTATGAGCTCATGAG GTATCGCACCACTAAAGACATCATCCTGCCGTTCCGAGTCATTCCTCTGGTCAGGGAGGTGGGCCGCACTAAACTGGAGGTCAAGGTCGTCATCAAGTCCAACTTTAAACCTTCGCTGCTGGCCCAGAAGATCGAG GTGCGTATCCCAACACCCCTGAACACCAGCGGCGTGCAGGTGATTTGTATGAAGGGAAAAGCCAAGTACAAGGCCAGTGAGAACGCTATTGTCTGGAA GATCAAACGCATGGCTGGGATGAAGGAGTCTCAGATCAGCGCTGAGATCGAGCTGCTGCCAACCAACGATAAGAAGAAATGGGCGCGGCCTCCCATCTCTATGAACTTTGAG GTCCCTTTTGCTCCATCTGGTCTGAAGGTGCGCTACTTGAAGGTGTTTGAATCCAAGCTCAACTACAGTGACCACGACGTCATCAAATGGGTGCGGTACATCGGCCGCTCGGGCATCTACGAAACGCGCTGCTAA